A part of Saimiri boliviensis isolate mSaiBol1 chromosome 11, mSaiBol1.pri, whole genome shotgun sequence genomic DNA contains:
- the LOC141580411 gene encoding protein FRG2-like isoform X2, with translation MGRGNEDSDLHCSSIQSSTVHPHFQQISFTEKGSDEKKPFKRKDNTASSQSNEKDIQTQESEPNPNEENSEKTTLKAGNNTARSEPESSSCQGNCRKRTISSKESCQDRAGNCPEEERSSTMKKKSKSSTAVHNSEIQETCHTHHRRHSRARTGHSKRHRSQALGVQPPSLRKSLVTSVRAMSEAIYQDLAQVWAQLVHSPLTWEQFTWLTQLQGALCAHVQTFYAMAMQGAYAFPAEDWLVPDTLPDPEDSFLDREVHPIPGQEITEPVSGSDEA, from the exons ATGGGAAGGGGAAATGAAGACTCTGATCTCCACTGCTCCTCTATCCAAAGCTCCACAGTCCATCCCCATTTCCAGCAGATCTCCTTTACAGAAAAGGGctcagatgagaagaaaccattCAAAAGGAAAGACAACACCGCCTCCTCTCAATCCAATGAGAAGGACATACAAACGCAAG AATCGGAGCCCAATCCAAATGAGGAGAATTCTGAGAAAACCACGCTGAAAGCCGGAAACAACACTGCTAGATCAG AACCAGAGTCCAGCTCATGTCAGGGAAATTGCAGGAAAAGAACAATCAGTTCCAAGGAGAGCTGCCAAGACAGAGCAG GGAACTGTCCAGAAGAGGAGCGCAgctcaacaatgaaaaaaaagtcaaagtcctCCACTGCTGTGCACAACAGTGAAATCCAGGAGACCTGTCATACCCACCATAGGAGACATTCGAGGGCTCGCACTGGACACAGCAAGCGGCACAGGTCTCAGGCACTAGGAGTTCAACCACCGTCACTTCGAAAAAGCTTGGTGACCTCCGTGCGAGCTATGTCGGAGGCTATTTATCAAGACCTAGCCCAGGTGTGGGCACAGCTCGTCCATTCTCCACTGACCTGGGAGCAGTTCACATGGCTCACTCAGCTCCAGGGGGCTCTGTGTGCTCATGTGCAGACCTTCTATGCTATGGCCATGCAGGGAGCTTATGCCTTCCCTGCTGAGGACTGGCTTGTCCCAGACACACTTCCTGATCCTGAGGATTCATTCCTAGATAGAGAAGTCCACCCCATCCCTGGCCAGGAGATAACTGAGCCTGTCAGTGGATCAGATGAGGCTTGA
- the LOC141580411 gene encoding protein FRG2-like isoform X1, producing MGRGNEDSDLHCSSIQSSTVHPHFQQISFTEKGSDEKKPFKRKDNTASSQSNEKDIQTQVESEPNPNEENSEKTTLKAGNNTARSEPESSSCQGNCRKRTISSKESCQDRAGNCPEEERSSTMKKKSKSSTAVHNSEIQETCHTHHRRHSRARTGHSKRHRSQALGVQPPSLRKSLVTSVRAMSEAIYQDLAQVWAQLVHSPLTWEQFTWLTQLQGALCAHVQTFYAMAMQGAYAFPAEDWLVPDTLPDPEDSFLDREVHPIPGQEITEPVSGSDEA from the exons ATGGGAAGGGGAAATGAAGACTCTGATCTCCACTGCTCCTCTATCCAAAGCTCCACAGTCCATCCCCATTTCCAGCAGATCTCCTTTACAGAAAAGGGctcagatgagaagaaaccattCAAAAGGAAAGACAACACCGCCTCCTCTCAATCCAATGAGAAGGACATACAAACGCAAG TAGAATCGGAGCCCAATCCAAATGAGGAGAATTCTGAGAAAACCACGCTGAAAGCCGGAAACAACACTGCTAGATCAG AACCAGAGTCCAGCTCATGTCAGGGAAATTGCAGGAAAAGAACAATCAGTTCCAAGGAGAGCTGCCAAGACAGAGCAG GGAACTGTCCAGAAGAGGAGCGCAgctcaacaatgaaaaaaaagtcaaagtcctCCACTGCTGTGCACAACAGTGAAATCCAGGAGACCTGTCATACCCACCATAGGAGACATTCGAGGGCTCGCACTGGACACAGCAAGCGGCACAGGTCTCAGGCACTAGGAGTTCAACCACCGTCACTTCGAAAAAGCTTGGTGACCTCCGTGCGAGCTATGTCGGAGGCTATTTATCAAGACCTAGCCCAGGTGTGGGCACAGCTCGTCCATTCTCCACTGACCTGGGAGCAGTTCACATGGCTCACTCAGCTCCAGGGGGCTCTGTGTGCTCATGTGCAGACCTTCTATGCTATGGCCATGCAGGGAGCTTATGCCTTCCCTGCTGAGGACTGGCTTGTCCCAGACACACTTCCTGATCCTGAGGATTCATTCCTAGATAGAGAAGTCCACCCCATCCCTGGCCAGGAGATAACTGAGCCTGTCAGTGGATCAGATGAGGCTTGA